TTAGAAGCAGCTAATGAGCGCGCAGTTAAAGCTAGAGAAAGATGTACAGAAAAATATAGTATCAATTCTATGTCTAATATTCTGGAGTCAGTTATTACCAAATTGTAATTAGTGATGAAAGATAATAAATTATGAATTTCCATTTTTTTTACTTTAATGTAATTTCGCTTAATTAAATCCAATGTCTACCAGAAAGATACTACTAAGATTTGCTAAACCTTATCCAAGCTTAATTGTACTAACAATATTATTAGGATTTTCTGGAGCTTTATTTAATGGTGTGAGTACCGCTCTGATTGTCCCAGTAATTTTAAAAATAGTGGGACAGGAAGTAAATTTACAAGGCGCTCCTGGTATTTTGCAATTCATAATCAATCCATTTGATGGTATACCAGAAGATTACCGTTCTGGTGTGATGGCCGGAGCAATTCTAGCTATAATTACTTTAAAAAATTTAGCTAATTATCTTGGCTCACTAACATCCAGTTCCCTCAGCAGGAGAATAACATCCGATATGCGAGAAGCTGGAATCACTCTGTTATTAACAGTAGATATAGATTACTACACCAAGATGAAGGTTGGCGATTTAATCAACCGTCTAGGTGGAGAAATAGGTCGTGCATCTAATGTGATAAGTAATACAATTAAATTGGTTATTTTATCAATTACAATTCTAGTTTTTGTTGGTTTGTTATTGTCAATTTCTTGGCAATTAACAGTTGCCGCAACGGCTTTAATGTTGTTAGTAACTCTTATTAATCAGTATTTTATTAATCGGTCTAAAAAGTTTGGTAAACAACTTAGTGAGTTGTCTAAAGGTTATTCAATTGCTGTTTTAGAAGTTTTAAATGGAATTAGGTTAGTTAAGTCAACTGGTAACGAGAAAAGAGAATATGAACGCATTAAAAAATTAATTAAAATTCGTGAAAAAGCAGATTTTCAAGACCAGGTAAATTCACAAGCAATTGGACCATTTAGTGAAGTTATGGGAATTGCTTGTTTACTGATGATTGTATTTTTGAGTAAAACTTTATTTGCCGAACAAGTAACGACAATTTCCACGGTACTTCTGACATACTTGTTGGTATTGTTGCGATTGCTACCGCTGGTTTCTCAATTAAATAGTCTTCGTAGCAACTTTGCAAGCATTGCTGCCAGTATAGAGATGGTTAGTCAGTTTTTAAGGTTAGATGATAAGCCTTTTATGGGTAATGGCAAACTTCCCTACAAAAAATTAAAACAGGGCGTGCATTTTAAATCTATTTCTTTTGCCTATACTAACCATGAAAAACAGGTACTCAAAGAGGTAAATTTATATTTACCCTGTGGCACAACTCTAGCATTGGTAGGTAGTTCAGGTGCAGGTAAATCTACATTAGCAGACCTTTTACCCAGATTTTATGATCCAACAAGTGGTTGTATTACCTTTGATGGCATAGATTTACGGGAGTTTGATTTAGTATCTGTGCGAAAAAATATGGGAATTGTTAGTCAAGATACCTTTCTTTTTAATGATTCAGTGCGGAATAACATCGCCTATGCTAAACCAGAAGCAACAGAGGAAGAAATTATTACAGCAGCAAAGCAAGCCAATGCCTATGAATTTATTAGTAAATTACCTCAGCACTTTGACACCGTGATAGGCGAGCGAGGTGTCATGTTATCTGGTGGACAAAAACAAAGATTAGCGATCGCTCGCGCACTTCTGCAAAATCCAGAAATCCTGATTTTGGATGAAGCTACTAGTGCATTAGATACTGTTTCTGAACGGTTGGTACAATCTGCGCTTGATGAACTGAGTCGCGATCGCACTACCTTGGTAATTGCTCACCGACTTTCCACAGTCCGCAAAGCTGATCAAATAGCTGTGTTAGATCAAGGAAGAGTAGTAGAAGTTGGAACCCATGAAGAACTGCTCCAGAAAGGCGGTTACTACTCACACTTATACTCAATGCAATTTGCTAATAATGCTGATACTGCGGGCAACCGCAACCAAAGCTTACTCCGCATATCTTATGAAATTCGTACACAACTAAACTCACTGATTGGATTGCTACAATTATTAATTGATAATCTTGTAGACGATGCTCAAGAGCGTCAAGAATTACTTGAGCAATCTTACAAATCAGCATGGAGAATTCTCAACACTATCGATGTTTTTGATGATGTAATTAATCGACAACTTAAAGGACAGTTAGTGGCAATTGCCGAGCAA
This Anabaena sphaerica FACHB-251 DNA region includes the following protein-coding sequences:
- a CDS encoding ATP-binding cassette domain-containing protein, which codes for MSTRKILLRFAKPYPSLIVLTILLGFSGALFNGVSTALIVPVILKIVGQEVNLQGAPGILQFIINPFDGIPEDYRSGVMAGAILAIITLKNLANYLGSLTSSSLSRRITSDMREAGITLLLTVDIDYYTKMKVGDLINRLGGEIGRASNVISNTIKLVILSITILVFVGLLLSISWQLTVAATALMLLVTLINQYFINRSKKFGKQLSELSKGYSIAVLEVLNGIRLVKSTGNEKREYERIKKLIKIREKADFQDQVNSQAIGPFSEVMGIACLLMIVFLSKTLFAEQVTTISTVLLTYLLVLLRLLPLVSQLNSLRSNFASIAASIEMVSQFLRLDDKPFMGNGKLPYKKLKQGVHFKSISFAYTNHEKQVLKEVNLYLPCGTTLALVGSSGAGKSTLADLLPRFYDPTSGCITFDGIDLREFDLVSVRKNMGIVSQDTFLFNDSVRNNIAYAKPEATEEEIITAAKQANAYEFISKLPQHFDTVIGERGVMLSGGQKQRLAIARALLQNPEILILDEATSALDTVSERLVQSALDELSRDRTTLVIAHRLSTVRKADQIAVLDQGRVVEVGTHEELLQKGGYYSHLYSMQFANNADTAGNRNQSLLRISYEIRTQLNSLIGLLQLLIDNLVDDAQERQELLEQSYKSAWRILNTIDVFDDVINRQLKGQLVAIAEQNHSSITAYYQKFSCIFDEFRSGLNPTLACIRTLADNVTDDNESQNQLLTEAYESTLYLLENLQKFEDSIKI